The Bos indicus x Bos taurus breed Angus x Brahman F1 hybrid chromosome 3, Bos_hybrid_MaternalHap_v2.0, whole genome shotgun sequence genome includes a window with the following:
- the BGLAP gene encoding osteocalcin: MRTPMLLALLALATLCLAGRADAKPGDAESGKGAAFVSKQEGSEVVKRLRRYLDHWLGAPAPYPDPLEPKREVCELNPDCDELADHIGFQEAYRRFYGPV; encoded by the exons ATGAGAACCCCCATGCTGCTCGCCCTGCTGGCCCTGGCCACACTCTGCCTCGCTGGCCGGGCAG ATGCAAAGCCTGGTGATGCAGAGTCGGGCAAAGGCGCAG cctTCGTGTCCAAGCAGGAGGGCAGCGAGGTGGTGAAGAGACTCAGGCGCTACCTGGACCACTGGCTGGG AGCCCCAGCCCCCTACCCAGATCCGCTGGAGCCCAAGAGGGAGGTGTGTGAGCTCAACCCTGACTGTGACGAGCTAGCTGACCACATCGGCTTCCAGGAAGCCTATCGGCGCTTCTACGGCCCAGTCTAG